The genomic region TTTTGCGTAGTAGTCGCGAGCAAGGCGGAAATCGACGAGAGCGGTGGCGAGATGTTCGGTGTCCGCGGGGATGTCGACTGGGTAGCCGAGCGCTTTGCGGATTTCGTCGGGATAGTAGTAGTAGCGAGCCAGTCGGTCGATCAGGCCCTGTGACGTTTCGGAATTGTCGAGCGGAGGAGACAGCGGCAATCCCGTTTTGCTATCGTTCGTTTTTAAGTAGTCATACGCCTGGTGTGTAGCTTCGTAAGTGATGGCTTCGACGTGGTTGACTTCGGCGTTGACGCTGTCGCGTAGAAGATCCTGGACGAGGGTAAGATTTCCGCGCAGATCGCGCAGTGTGCTGTCGATCCAGAACAAGGCGTTGTTCATTTTGTTCGTGTTGGAGCCGTTGAGCTGCATGCTCCAAAGGCTGATGCGGGCTTGCGGGGCGGGTTTGTCAAAGCCGGCGATCATTTCCTTGACATCATCGATATCACTCTGGAGGCCGCGCAGGAAGATCGTCTTGCTGTCTGGGTAGGCGAAAATGATGACGCGGTGTGCAGGATCGTTGCTGGAGACATCGGCGGGGGCGAAGTAATAGGGCGTGTTGTCCCGGAAGTCGACAAAGGCGTCGGAGGCTTGCTGAGCCAATATCTCGTTTTGCTTGCGCGTGGCGGCGACGGTAATTTGTGCTTGATGCAGAGTATCGGTGGCGACTTGCAGTTTGAGCGGGAGCGCGCTTTGCTCGTCCTGCAGGCTTTGTTTGTCCTGAGCGGCTTGCGTGGCGGCGGTTTGCGCGGCGTCGCGCACGGCTCCTTGCGCGGTTTGCTGGGCTTTGAGATCATTGTCTTGCGCCGTGAGATTGTCTTTGACGGCTTGCGTGAGAGTGGTGTTCTGAAGCTGTGTGCTGATGGCTGCCTCTTGTTTGGTGACGCGGTCGTACTCTGCCTGAGCGAGCGCGGCGCGGCGGGTCTGGGCGGCGGCGGTGGCGTTGACTTGCTGGATCTCAGCGATCACTGCCTGTTTGCGTGCCCGGAGGTCGTTGATTGCGGCGATCTGCCCTGCGAGATCAGCGTCGGCTTGCGTGAGAGCGTCGCGTGTCTTTCGGACGAGAGCCGGACCGTTGGTCGCATCTTTGTTGAAGATATCCGCAGACGTGTTGAGCGCCTTGACAATACGAGGCACGTCGGTGAAGTAGTAGAGACTTACCTGATCCTGGACAAAGTTCTGGACATCACCGGCGAGCGCATCGGAGAGACGCAACAGTGACGCCGCTTCGTTTGTCTGGGCGCTGTCTAAATTGACGGCGATGGCCGTGTTGGCGTCCTTCATGGCGACGCCTTGCGCTGTCCACAATTTATTGAGTGGAATCCAAGAACTGACAATTGTGCGGCATGTGTCGATGGCGGTTCGGGCGTCGGCTATTTCATTCGCTGTTTCTGGGATTTTCCGAACATCCGGGGGCAATTTTAGCTGCTCCTTGACCTTGGCTGTCAATTGGTCCAGTTTGTTAGCATGGTCATTCAGATCGGTGACAATGAGCGCTGGCATAGTGGGCAAGGCGGGGATGATAGTAAGGACTTTGGGTTTGAGTTTCGCGATGGCGGCGTCATAGTTAGACGATGAGGCGTTCGTCGCCGCCGCTTTGAAAAACGCGCTGGCTTGCTGAGTGAGCAGCACGCGTCTCTGTTCTTCATCGTAAATTGGTTTGAGGGCGACCACAAGGCCGTCGCGCAGGGTGGGGATATCTGTCGATTTTAAGAAGTCGTCGGAATAAATGGCGACGCCATGAGTGGTGAGGGCGCTGAGGTTGCCGTCTAAGCTGGCGACGAGGGCGGTGGCGTAGTCCGCGCCTCCCGCGACTTTTGTGAGAAGAATGGTTTTCGCGTCCACGCCGACGATGCTCGTGGTAATGTCTGCTTGAAGCGCTTTGATATCTTTGACGATCGTGGTTGCGTTGTCAACGGCTGCTTGCTGCGCAGCGGTGAGATTGTGCCCGGTGCTTACGACGGCCGCAGCTTTGGTGAGTGCGTCTGCGTGAGATATAGCTTCATCGGCGGGCGGCGCGGCGGAGTAGGCGACGAGTGCGCCGTTCAGCGCGTTGATATCCTTCGCCGCGACTTGCGGAATGGTGGTGAGCGCCTTGGCGGCGCCGCCGAGTTTGTCGATGGTGTTTGCGGTGGCGTCAAGATCCGGCGTGGCGGCGGGCATTGCGGCGATGACGGCTTTGGCGGCGTCGCGCTGGATTTTGGCGATATTGTAGGCGTCCTGCGCCGCCTTTGTTTCTGTGGCGAGGGTCGCGAGATCGGCTGCAGCGGGCGGTGTCGGCGCAGGAGCTGCGGCTGGAGCTTCTGCTGGAGCAGGCGCATCGGCGGCTTGAGCGCTGATATGCGGCGCAATAAGAGCGGTGGCGACAAGTACGGCGGTTCCGGTATTTCGGAATTGGGACTTGCGATGTTTGCGAATGGATTTAGACACGCTGATCTCCTGATATAAACGCCGAGATATTTACCGTAATTTTAGTGGCGCGTCGCTCAGATCGCAATATCATTTTCTGATATATTTATCGCTGTCTGAGAATACAATTACTAATGGCGCTGCGAGAAAGTTTGCCATTTTTAATGGCCTTCCGCCTATTGGCGTAACCAAAAATTAGGCAAAAACCGCTGGAAGAGCTCTGGGACGGCGAATTCTGGCCCGATGGTTTTTGTGTTGCGATGGTCGGTGAGTGCAACAATTGGGAAATCGTTGCCAAGTATGTCAAAAGTAGGATCAGGTCTCTGTGAAAAACCAAGAGGCGGTTGCCTCGGACCTTTCCAAAGAGTCCTATCGCGCTTAGCCGATCCGCGCTATTCTATCCTTACGAAACATAGGCGGTTGTATCGAATTCGTTACAGTCGGAATTGCTGACAATGAGTGTTTCAAATCGCTCTGATGGCGTGTAACATCCTGTCTTTTGCTTGCTATCTCACTGCGGGATGGTGGATGTATCGAGCAGATAGCGACCGATGGCTCGTCTGATCCCCATATAGATAAATGTCATTCAACAGGAGTACACAATGAGCGATCGCAAAGTATTTCATGACAGCGTTGCGCCTTTCCCTAAGGAAGGTATTGCTCCGGAGGGATTTGTGGTGAATTCGGCGACGGACGAGCATCGCAAAGAACCTATTAAACTTCACTTTTCATTGAATATTCCATCTCAGGAAGAGTTGGAGGATCGCGTCGCCGCAGGGCAAACAGTATCGAACGAAGACCTTCACGGCAAGTACGCGCCGGCGCGGGCGGAAGTTGACAAGCTTACGACGTGGTTGAAGTCCGAAGGATTGGAGGTACAAGTTACACCGGATCGGACGTCTGTTTACGTCAGTGGAACTGCGGCTCAGATCGAAAACAGCCTTGATGTGAAGATGGCGCGAGTTACCAAAGGCGGCCTCGGCTACACAGCCGCCCTCAATGCGCCAAGTCTGCCGGCCGATATTGCCGGGCCCGTGCAGGCAATCATCGGTCTACAGCCGTTTCGACAGGCGCATAAGCACCTTAAGGCATTGCTTCCTAAGGCTGGAAATCGGGCGTTGTCAGCAGGGCCAAACCCTCAGCCGAACATTCAAAACGCCCCGCCATATCTCGTGGAGGAAGTGCTGGCTGCGTACAACGCGGACAACATCGGAGTGACTGGCGCCGGCCAGACGATTGCAATCCTGATCGACACAGTGCCGCTTGATTCCGACCTTCAGGCGTTTTGGCAGCGCAACGGTATCAGTGTCAACCTTAGCCAGATCAAGAAGATCAACGTAAAAGGCGGTCCGCTGCCAGTTCCTGAAGGTGAGGAGACGCTCGACGTGTCCTGGGCAAGCGGTATCGCGCCTGGCGCAACTATTCGCATCTATGCGAGTGGTTCCCTCGCATTCGTCGATCTCGACGCTGCCCTTGACAAAATCCTGGGCGACGCCATGGCGGACAAAAGCATTCGCCAGCTTTCTATCAGCCTTGGACTGGGTGAGTTGTTCATGAACCAAGCGCCAGGGGAGATCGCTGCGCAGCACCAGAAGTATCTTCAACTAGCGGCTCTGGGCGTCAACGTTTTTGTGTCGAGCGGCGACGCCGGCTCAAATCCTGACGAAACCGGTCACGGATTTGGGCCGACGCCCCAAGTCGAGTATGCATCTTCGGATCCGTGCGTCGTCGGCGTTGGAGGGACGAGCCTATTCCTTGCCGGCGACGGAAGTGTCTCAAAGGAGATCGGCTGGGCGAATGGCGGTGGCGGGAAGAGCGTCGCATTCAAGCATCGTCCTGTGTGGCAGCGGGGGACGGGCGTCCCAGGCGGTCGTCAGCGCCTCGTACCGGATGTCAGCCTGACCGCCGACCCGAATGAAGGAGCATTCCTGATTCTTAACGGCGTCGCCCAGCAGTTCGGCGGCACGAGTTGGAGCGCGCCGGTCTGGGCCGCCTTCTGCGCCCTTATCAACGAAGCCCGCGCCAATGCGGGCAAGGCGTCGCTGCCGTTCCTGAATCCCCTGATCTATCCGCTGATCGGAACTTCCTGCTTCCGTGACATCGTCAAGGGAACGAATGGCGCCTTTGACGCCGTTCCGGGATACGACATGGTGACGGGCATTGGCGCGCCAAACGTCAAGGCGCTGATCGCCGAGTTGACGAAGTAGGGAAAATTGGGCAGGTCGGCTGTGCCTCTACCGGCCTGCCACATCAAAGTCTATGCGATCTCGTATACTGTGCTCATACAGAGTTTAGAACGCAGATCGCTCGTTTATGTTGTTAATATCTATTTAAGGGTACTGTAGTGAGCTTCACGCTCAAAGATCACTTGCTGAAGTCTCACTATGGAGCGATCTCAACATACTGAATAATTCTAATGGAGAATACGCCTGCATCGGCTTGAGGCCAACGGGAGACGGATTCAAAGCGATCATTAAATCATTGGTGAAATCGCGCACAATTCCGCGCAACCAAACCGTGACTGTATGTTCCGAACCAAAATGTAGTAGGCGAAATTCATACTGGCCACGGGAAACTTCAGGAAGCGCTTCAACGAGACGAATAGCGTCAGCTGTTGCAGATACAAACGGCCCCACATTCACATTTGAGAATCTGGCCATTTCGCCATGATCCAAAGCTTCCGCTGTAGCGATCGCTTTGTCATTTTCCGTAATCAAATAGCGCCAGGCAATAACGACAGCTTGGTTCAGGCTCTCACTATGATCGATACTGTCAATGCTAAAAACACGGTGCGGTCGCTCAAATATGGCGTTAGGAGCAGATCGCCCTATAGCAATAGGCAGCAGGACTGGAACGGATTGCTCAACAACATCAATTACATGTTTCGGGGCCGTTATCCATTCTATTGACAATTTAAGTTTCCTTTTTGCGTCGGATATGTATGCCGCCAAATTAGACCGTTTGTATATCTGATCTGAAAGGCCTCGAAAACGTAGACCGATGATTGAAACAGTGGATCGCGTATTGAGATGATATTTCCTACTTGCGTCTCCTCATACCCGTCAATAACCAAAAAGTGACCGTTCTGGTTTAGTGATACCATAGCAGCGATGGGGCGATCTTGATCAATCTCCGCAGTCAGTTGATCGAATTTTACTGGGCCCAGCATATCCACATAATTGCCTTTGAAGTTGAGAGCTTCCCTGAGGCCCCGCGGTATGTTACACGCCGGGTTTTCCGGGCAGCAATTATGATGGCCTAGCACGTAATTGGCGATATCACACTGTTTGATTGAAATGGTAGGGCAATAGAACTTAGCGACACTCAAAGCAACAGCAGCCCAGCACCATTCCGATTGGCATTGCTGCTCCATGGTAACGTTTAGATTTCTCATTGGCGCTCGACTTTCAAGGTTTGATAACTTCGTAAAGCTTATCTTGGCAGGTAGGATCGCCAATGACACAATCTGGCTCGATTAAATAGCCAAGCTTATATGTTTGAAGTGTTGCTGGCGAATTAGCTATAATATCAGGGGTTACCATGTATGTGGGCAACATTGATTTAACATGACCGTCGCACCAAAGCACGTCGGTTCGATCTTGATGAAGTGCGTGGGTAGTCGGCACCCCGTATGTTTGATCTCCTGGGGCATAGTTGGTAAACTGGGAATACAACGTCGGGTTGATATAGATCGCTGTATCAGTCATTAATATGGTTTGGGCCGGAGCACTTTCCGTGGCCAAGCTTACTGCCTGCGCCTGTTGAACAGGATCGTCGCTGGTAAACTGATATGGATAAATATACTCATTGACTCCATATCCAAACGCGGCGGAAGGATCAGAACCTATTCCAGGTTTCAGACTTGCGGACGGACAGTTAAGCAAAATGTGATTTCCAGTCGTATAAGACGCCAGAATTCCCATCTGAGGGTTCATTTTTCCTGTACTAAGGTCAATCACTCCAAACCACGAATAGTAGAGGTTGGCGGTCGTCAGATAGCAGTTCAACGGATTGATTTCATCCACATCCTGACAGTATTGCATCCACGCGAAACCAATCTGGTGCAAATTAGAGAGGCACGAAGCTTGGCGAGCTTTCTCTCTCGCCTGCGCCATTACTGGCAACAGAATGGCTGCTATTATGCTGATGATCGCGATCACGACGAGGAGCTCGATTAGCGTAAATCCTTTTCTGCCTCGGTTCGCCATAGGCTTATCCTCCTGTAATGGCATACACTGCCCGAGAAGAGCAATTACTTTCCGCCAATTTCTCATAAAGTTAGCTGTAACGCCATTTCGATGCACTACAGCTTTATCAATTCACTCGCAGTTGCTCATTAACAACTTCCGTCTTGTCCAGCATTGCATCGGTTTTGACAGATCACCCATGAGGCGGAGTTAACCCTACAGGTGCAGTTGCAGTTTCCGCCACCCGGAGGGTCTTCGTCGTAGGGAATAGGAAGATCACCTTGCATGTGTGCATTAATCATTAGTTCAAGCGCATCGTTTTGGAAATGCCTCAGGATATTACTTTCGTACCCTCTCTGAAAGTCACGTCGAAATTCATCCGCCTTAAAGTTGGAGACAGAACCGTATTTGTCGCTGTTGTTTCTCTCGTGGTCCATCCACATAATGATTCCATAGATGCAATCTTTTTGGATGTCGCTCAAGCTTTCGAGTCCGAAGCGAGCATTGGCGAGTGCAATGAGGTCTGCATTAAAACTCAATCTGATTACCTCCTATTTTTATGTCGATCAATCTACGGGGTTAGTTCCAAATGTTGCTCTTATATTGAACTCTTTAAAATAGTGATATCACCTCTTTTCGATGATGCGGCTAGATAAACTCCATTTTCAGAAAATGTAATTTGACTAAGTCCTGGTTGCAAGTGAATAGAAAGCACTTCGATATTGTTCTTAATATCCCAAAACTTTAAGTCGCCAGCTGGAGTAATAAATGCGACGGTGGCTCCATCTTTCGTACGAGCGAACCCTGTGCACCAATGCCCAGTGTCAATACTGCGGATGATAACGCCAGTGAGGATGTTATGTTCCGTCATGATCCCATTACTCCAAAGGATACTTATCCGACTTCCATCCGGTGAAAATTCTGCCTGGGCGGGACAACATGTTCCCCGAATTACGGTTTGAAGTTCTCGCGCCGATATTACGTCCCAGATTGTAACGCTGTTATCAACCGCTCCTGCGGCTATCCTGCTTCCGTCGATTGAACTCTTACAAAATACAATCCGGCCGCTAAGTTGAGGTAGCTCGCTTATCATTTTTTTGTGTGCAACATCAAGCAATTGACAGCGCGTCTCTCCTATCAATAGGGAGAGTATTTGGCCGTTGGCCGAAATGCTGGTGTCGAAGTTTTTCGCAGGAGCAGGTATGCGAAATTGATCGATAATAGAACCACTAGCAGCGTAGTGTTTTACCTGTCCGTTTGCCTCAACAACGACAACATGATCAGATGCCGACGAGATCGAAATCCCGTCATCAAACTGCATCCTCCAAGCAGTCTGTAGATCTGATAGCCGCAAAGCCGACAACGTCGCGCGCTGATTTGTATTGTAATACGCAATAAGGTATCTCTCTTGGTTGATAAATTGAATGCCGCTGCATATCGACAATCCTGTCGATATGGTGCGAATACTATCAATTCGCCCCACATCCCAGATCTTCACGCTATGGTCCACGGAACCTGTAACGATGATCCCGGTTCGTTCTCCAAAGTCACAAGTCCCAACGTCGAGCTGATGACCAATTAAGGTCGCGGTGCAAGAGCGACGCAAGATGTTCCAAATCTCAGTAACACCGTCCTGTCTCGCTACAGCCGCCACCAACCCGTTCGGCGAATTATGCAGGCAAATATCGTTAATTCCACGTTTCCACCTTGGCGTCAAAGCGATATACGACACATCAGTCCGAATTCGGATGTATTCAATGTCGCCTTGTTCCGTACCAGCGACAATATTGAGGCCATCGCCAGAGATCGCAACCGCCGTAACCTCGTTGCTCAAACGAGACAATATTCGCGACGGGGTGCGGTTCAAGCATGTAGCCGTCATGAGTGCTCCTGAGTAATATCCAGCTACGATCTTCGTCCCTGTTATATTTAGAGAGGTAACTTGATCTCTTTTGCGCTTAAGTATTATGCTCCCTGTATTGGTCCTCAAGTTCCACGGTTCGACCGTTCCTGAGTTATCTCCAGTGATTAACCAGTTGCCATCACCCGAAAACGAACAATATGCAGGAAAAAGCCGATAAAAACGACCGACGGGCTGACCGGTTTTGCTTTTGAACAGATAGACATAATTGTCACTGCAGCTAATCGCGACTAGATTTCCGAGCTTGTCAAATCTTGCTGAGAAGCATTGCAATGGGGGGATAGCCAAGTGAATAGAGGCCACGAGCTTTGTGGTCTTGATATTCCATAAAAAAGAATTGCCGCGATCGTCTACAGCCGCAATTGTGTGACCGCCAGGCAATGCTCGAACTGCAAGAACGGGACCCGCGCATCCAGTGAGCGTTGCGATCTCAGAGTGGCATATATGCCAAAGATATCGGAATTCAAAACGGCTTGCCATCGATCCGTGGCTGGCGTGTACACAGTCGGTCAGCAACTGATCGGCCCGTGCAGCGTTATTCTCCTCTAACGCCCGCTGGGCAAGCATGATGTCGTCGAGCGAACGCTGATAATTGGATTCACTGAGATCGCGTGATAGTTTCATTTCCGCTGAGCGCGCATGTTGCTCTGCCTTGATTGTTGTGTACGCGAAGACGACAAGAACCGCAACGATGCCCACCGCAATAGCCACGGCTGTCAGCAACCCACGCCGGAACGCGGCTCGTTCCCTTCGAACATCGGCATCAGGGAGGTTCTCGTCAACCCACTTCGCGTTAAAGACACGTCTGTAGATCGTATTTCTCACCCGTAATCGCCCATCCGATACTTTAACGACGCCCGCCAATCTCAACTGCGCAACGACCGGATCGGCTGGATCGTTCGCGACTGGCTTGCCGGCAAGCACTCGACGGTAGCGGTTAATTACGACGGCGGGGTCGCTGCCGCCGGTTTTCAGGGTGTTGTGGACAAAAATGAGATTGTCCTCAGACATGCGCCGGCGGCTTGTGAGGAAGAGTTCGTGACAGAGATAATCGACGTTGACAGCAATGTCCGGATCTTGCGAAATGGCGAGGCATAGTTTCTGCGTCAGATAGGGATGCCCGCCTGTCCAGTACATAATCCGGTCGAGCATTTTGCGAGCGCGTTCGGGATCAACGCTGAGGCCGGATTCGAGCTGGGCTGCTTCGTTGCGGCTGAAGTCTGATAGCTCAATTTGACGCCCGATGTTGAACGGGGTGGTGTGGGCGTCACGGATAAGGTCGGCGGGAGTCGCGACGCCGAGAAGGCAAAAGGTAAGCCGGCGCATTACCGGGTCGGTAGCACGGTTGTTATAACAGTGGCGGATGGCGGCGAAGAACTCATCCGTGGAAAATTTGAGGCCGCGAATGAAGTCGATCTCGTCAATGAAAATGGCCAGCGGACCTTCGACATGGGTGAGACCGATTTCCGAAATAGCATGCGTGAAGCGGTAGAGAGGACCATGCCGCTCGTTTTCGGTCCAATAGCAATCCATCTCATCCTTCACAGAGAGCTGATGACCTATCTCCGCAACGAGACCAAAGTACCATTGTTCGATTGAAAGGTTAGCGCCAATTGAGGTAAGGTCAAGAAGCACTGGTGTGATGCCGGCCTCCTGCAGACGCCGCGCCGTGCGATGCATCAGGCTCGACTTGCCCATCTGGCGTGATGTCAAGACGTAGGAATAGTGGCCGTCTTGTATCGATTCAAACAGCTCATCGTCGGCTGGACGAACGACATAGGAGTGAGCGCCCGGCATGAGATTCCCACCGGCAACATAGAAATCCGCTTGTTCCGTGGCGCTGGTAGTCATTTACTTCCAAGGCCTCCAGAAATTCCGCCAAAACGACGTCCTGGGGTGGAGCTCCAGTTGCGCCTCTTTGTCTCTGGGCAAGAAATGCGCTCGAAGGTATTGCGTGTAGATTTCGCAGCGGATTCGCACATTGGAGCAATCGTCGCCTACGACCACGCCTGCGCTTCGCAGATGGAGCCAAGCGTCGTTATCCGTGCAGCAGC from Capsulimonas corticalis harbors:
- a CDS encoding C39 family peptidase yields the protein MRNLNVTMEQQCQSEWCWAAVALSVAKFYCPTISIKQCDIANYVLGHHNCCPENPACNIPRGLREALNFKGNYVDMLGPVKFDQLTAEIDQDRPIAAMVSLNQNGHFLVIDGYEETQVGNIISIRDPLFQSSVYVFEAFQIRYTNGLIWRHTYPTQKGNLNCQ
- a CDS encoding prepilin-type N-terminal cleavage/methylation domain-containing protein; the encoded protein is MANRGRKGFTLIELLVVIAIISIIAAILLPVMAQAREKARQASCLSNLHQIGFAWMQYCQDVDEINPLNCYLTTANLYYSWFGVIDLSTGKMNPQMGILASYTTGNHILLNCPSASLKPGIGSDPSAAFGYGVNEYIYPYQFTSDDPVQQAQAVSLATESAPAQTILMTDTAIYINPTLYSQFTNYAPGDQTYGVPTTHALHQDRTDVLWCDGHVKSMLPTYMVTPDIIANSPATLQTYKLGYLIEPDCVIGDPTCQDKLYEVIKP
- a CDS encoding S53 family peptidase, producing MSDRKVFHDSVAPFPKEGIAPEGFVVNSATDEHRKEPIKLHFSLNIPSQEELEDRVAAGQTVSNEDLHGKYAPARAEVDKLTTWLKSEGLEVQVTPDRTSVYVSGTAAQIENSLDVKMARVTKGGLGYTAALNAPSLPADIAGPVQAIIGLQPFRQAHKHLKALLPKAGNRALSAGPNPQPNIQNAPPYLVEEVLAAYNADNIGVTGAGQTIAILIDTVPLDSDLQAFWQRNGISVNLSQIKKINVKGGPLPVPEGEETLDVSWASGIAPGATIRIYASGSLAFVDLDAALDKILGDAMADKSIRQLSISLGLGELFMNQAPGEIAAQHQKYLQLAALGVNVFVSSGDAGSNPDETGHGFGPTPQVEYASSDPCVVGVGGTSLFLAGDGSVSKEIGWANGGGGKSVAFKHRPVWQRGTGVPGGRQRLVPDVSLTADPNEGAFLILNGVAQQFGGTSWSAPVWAAFCALINEARANAGKASLPFLNPLIYPLIGTSCFRDIVKGTNGAFDAVPGYDMVTGIGAPNVKALIAELTK
- a CDS encoding AAA-like domain-containing protein, with translation MTTSATEQADFYVAGGNLMPGAHSYVVRPADDELFESIQDGHYSYVLTSRQMGKSSLMHRTARRLQEAGITPVLLDLTSIGANLSIEQWYFGLVAEIGHQLSVKDEMDCYWTENERHGPLYRFTHAISEIGLTHVEGPLAIFIDEIDFIRGLKFSTDEFFAAIRHCYNNRATDPVMRRLTFCLLGVATPADLIRDAHTTPFNIGRQIELSDFSRNEAAQLESGLSVDPERARKMLDRIMYWTGGHPYLTQKLCLAISQDPDIAVNVDYLCHELFLTSRRRMSEDNLIFVHNTLKTGGSDPAVVINRYRRVLAGKPVANDPADPVVAQLRLAGVVKVSDGRLRVRNTIYRRVFNAKWVDENLPDADVRRERAAFRRGLLTAVAIAVGIVAVLVVFAYTTIKAEQHARSAEMKLSRDLSESNYQRSLDDIMLAQRALEENNAARADQLLTDCVHASHGSMASRFEFRYLWHICHSEIATLTGCAGPVLAVRALPGGHTIAAVDDRGNSFLWNIKTTKLVASIHLAIPPLQCFSARFDKLGNLVAISCSDNYVYLFKSKTGQPVGRFYRLFPAYCSFSGDGNWLITGDNSGTVEPWNLRTNTGSIILKRKRDQVTSLNITGTKIVAGYYSGALMTATCLNRTPSRILSRLSNEVTAVAISGDGLNIVAGTEQGDIEYIRIRTDVSYIALTPRWKRGINDICLHNSPNGLVAAVARQDGVTEIWNILRRSCTATLIGHQLDVGTCDFGERTGIIVTGSVDHSVKIWDVGRIDSIRTISTGLSICSGIQFINQERYLIAYYNTNQRATLSALRLSDLQTAWRMQFDDGISISSASDHVVVVEANGQVKHYAASGSIIDQFRIPAPAKNFDTSISANGQILSLLIGETRCQLLDVAHKKMISELPQLSGRIVFCKSSIDGSRIAAGAVDNSVTIWDVISARELQTVIRGTCCPAQAEFSPDGSRISILWSNGIMTEHNILTGVIIRSIDTGHWCTGFARTKDGATVAFITPAGDLKFWDIKNNIEVLSIHLQPGLSQITFSENGVYLAASSKRGDITILKSSI